CGGCCTGGAGTACCGGCGGCTCCAGGGCGCCCTGTTCGGCGAGCGCGCCGAGTACCGCGCGCTGCTGTGGCGTGGCCGGCGCGGCCGTCAGCTCCGCCGCCTCGGCGAGGAGCTGGGTGCGCAGCGCATGCTGGACGCGCACCAGGCGGCGCAGCGCCGTCGGGGTGGAGGAGTCGTCGGGCGACCGGCCCGCAAGGGTCTCGGCGAGCCGGAAGAGCCAGATCCCGTGTGCCTCCAGGCGGGTCGCGGCCAGCATCAACCGGTCCAGGCGGCTGAGCGGTTGTCCCTCCGGGGCCCAGCGGACGATCGGGACGAGCACTTCGGTGCGGGCCAGTTGATCGATGGGGATGTGGCGGCGGGGCTTGCGTTCGGGGACCCAGTTGTGGAGCGCGAGGGTCGGCAGGGCGACGAACTGATCGTGGTCGATACGGTGCGCGATCGCCGCCCACAGATCGAGAAATGCCCCGTCGGCGACCTCGCGGGCGGCCGGTGCCTGCGGGTCGAGCCCGCACCAGCCACAGGACACCGCGATCACCGCGATCCGCATGGCGGCGGCCTCCGCATTGCGCAGGGAGAGGCGGGAGACACGTTGCCGCAGGGCGGACAACTCGTCGGCGCGATGGGCTCGTTCGACGAGGGCAATGGCGGCCTCCCGGTCGGGCGCGATCGCGGCCGCGCGCGCCATGGCGTCCAGCCGGGTCCAGGTTCCGATCATGGAACGGACGGGCGGCCGCTCGGGCAGAAAGCCGTGCGCGCAGGGGTCGTGCGGGGAGGCGGTGGCGGGTTCCGCGGAGGCGGAGTTTTCCGCGGAGGCGGAGTTTTCCGCGGAGGCGGCAGCGGTCGGCGGCAGGCCGGGGCCGGGGGCAGACGCGGCACACGGGCCGGACACGCCGGTCGGTATACGGGAGCCGGGGGCGGTCGCGGGCGCACCCTCAGCCGCAGGCTCGGTCGCGGTCGCGGGCCTGGCCGACGGGCCGGCCTCACCCGCGGCCGCGGGCCTGGCCGCAGGCACACCCGCAGCCGCGCCGGTGCTCCCCGTCACCGTCGCGCCCGGCGTCGCGCCCGGCGTCGCGCCCGGCGTCGCGCCCGGCGTCGCGCCCGGCGTCGCGCTCGCCGTCGCGCTCGTGACTGCCATCGTGGTCGTGGTCGTGGTCGTGGTCATGATCGCCTGTCCCCCATCAGCACTTCCCGGCGAACAGCCGGGCCAGGTGGGTGTCCATGTCGAGGTAGCGGTCCTCATGGCCGGGCGGGACGATCGCCACGGTCTGCTCCAGCCACGCAGTCAGCTCCGTCGCGCGCACCGACAGCTCGCACACGCTGTCATCGGTGGACAGCTCGATGTGCACGCGGCGCGATTCGCCCGGCCGGCGGAAGGGCCACACCCGTACGTCCCCCTCGCCTGCTTCGTCGTGCAGCCCCGTCAGCAGCAGATCGCGGGCGAACAGCCACGTGGCCACCTTCTGGCCACGGCTGATGAAGGCAACCTCGACCTCGTACGGGCGGTCGCTGCGATAGCTGAACCGGCCGGCCACCGGAACTGCTTCGTCCGGCCCGAGGAGGAGCTGCATCTCAAGGGTGCGCTTGGCTGTCGACACCACGACGATCAACCTTTCCGACGGAGGGGCGAGTCCCGGGGACCCGGTCCGGGGCGCGCGTCCTGGCAGACGTTGCTGTGGAGGGTGGGGTTGCGGGAGGCGGAGGAGGAGTGACGGACGCCATGGCCGGCACCCTCCGGACGTATGGAGTTGTTTCGCCGCGAAGCTCGCTTCAGCCTCTCAACCGGCAGGAGATATCGCATGTTGACGGCGCAACTGATGATCTACCGCCATGGAACCGATGAACTCGATCTTCACAGAGCAATCGGGGCGAACTGCCGGTCGAAAGTCCCAAGATCAAGGGACCTTTGCCCCATACGGGGCAGGATTCTCGTGCGGTAACGCGGACGGGCCGGACGCCATTGCGAGTGGCCGGGATCACATGGCCCGAGTGCGTGATCTGCCTGGCCGGGGGTACAGAGCACATCTCGAGTTCGTGTAAAGTTCTTCAGGTCAGCGCGCGCCGCTAGCTCAGTTGGTTAGAGCAGCTGACTCTTAATCAGCGGGTCCGGGGTTCGAGTCCCTGGCGGCGCACGTCAGACTGAGGCCCCTCGCCATGCGGGGGGCCTCAGTCATGCGGTCGGCCGAACGGATGACCGGCTCCGCCGCCCCGCGGGAACACCCCCGGAGCCCGATCTTCGCGTCACCCCGGACGGCGACGCCCCGGACGGCGATGCCCCGGACGGCGACGCCCCCGGACGGCAATGCCCCGCACGGCGACACCCCCGGCGACGATGCCCCGAACGGCAACAATCGAGATCTGTGCGATCACAAACAGTAATTCCCGGATCACCTAGGGATTCGTTCACCGGAGGCTCCCTACCCTTTTCCATGGGCCCTCCGTTCCGCTGTCTCACGATTTACCGGGCCGCCCCGGATCTACCCACGGCCGGCGACCACCACCCCGGCGGCCAATGCGGGCATCGACGTCGGCACCGACACCGTGACGGCAGACGCCGTGACGGCAGACAAGGCAGCAGGCACAAATCCCGGTACCGCGATCCACGACCCGCGGAGGGATAGCCGTGACGCTCCCCCACCGGTCGCCACCAGGCAGAACGAGACGCCCCCGGAGCGGGGCTTCAGCTTCGGCCAATTTGGCGTACGCGCAGGTAACTTCACCCGAGTCGACAAACGGCTGAACCCGTCGCGGACCTGCCCCGCACCCGCTTCCCGGTGAATGCGTTCGGATACAGTGGGCGCGCCGCACACATGGGTCCTCAAGTCCCTTGACCAGGCCGGTCGTTCGCGTCAATGCTGCGTCCTTGCCGTCCGCACGTCGTCCGTCACGCCGTCCGCCATGCCGCCGGAGATTTTCTCGGTGCGCACATTTTCTTTGCCGGTTGACAGCCGGTCGACGGGGAACATTACCCGTGGGAGATGACCCCTTTACGCACCGTGTTCTCCCCCTTCCCCGCGCGGCAGGGCCGTCCTGGCCATTACTCCGATATCCGCCGACAGCGGGAAATTTGGCACCAGGTCCGTATCAAAGTGATGTGCTCTGCGCCACACGCCGCACCGTCTTACGTAGTCTTGTGCACAATTCCCTTGGCAAGTCTTGCCATCACCACGGCGGTTAGGGACCCTGACCTGGCAACTCGGTGAAATGAGGGACCGCATAGCCGAGTGGTAACAGTCAGGTCCGCCAGTTGGCGTGATGTGACCACGGGGAAATCGCCGCTTGGCAGGATCGCGGCAGCGTTGCATACGCAACCGGAAGATGGTCGCCGCCATCTGACGGTGCAGGCGGTCGACATCACAGCGCCCGGGTCGGCCGCGGGGGACCGTGGACCCGGGCCATCAGCAAACGGCACGCAGTGCACGCTGCGTGCGGGGGGATGGACTCATGACGTCGCCGCCTGACGGCTCCCGGCCGCAGCGTCCGTACGACCCGTCGGCCACGACGCGCCTGCGCGTGCCACGCCAGCACTGGCAGCGGCGGAACCAGCGCAAACCGCTGCCGCGCTACGACTACGAGCACTACAGCCGGCTGGCCGGACCGCTCACCCGGCCCGACCCGGACAAGCCCTACACGGTTCGCTACCGCTCGCTGCTCGCGGACGAACCGCACCGAATACGGGCGGCCCTGCTGCTCGGCGCCGCGCCGCTGGTCTCCTTCGGGCTGCTGGTCTGGCTGATGCAGCCGAGCCACTGGACCGAACGCGACTACCCCGCCTACGACTTCCTTCCCGTGCTGGACGTCGTCATGCTGGTCTCGATCGGGCTGATCGAGCTCTTCCGGTGCATGAATGTGCTCTCCAACGCGCACGCCACCCTCGTCGCCCGCGACCCCATCCCGGTCATTCCCGAGAGCGGCACCCGCGTCGCCTTCCTCACCTCTTTCGTGCCCGGCAAGGAACCTCTCGCCATGGTGACGAAGACGCTGGAGGCGGCGGTCAAGATCCGCCACCGCGGTCTGCTGCACATCTGGCTGCTGGACGAGGGCGACGACCCCGACGTCAAGGAAGTCTGCCGGCGCCTGGGCGTCCATCACTTCAGCCGCAAGGGCGTCCCGGAGTGGAACCAGGCCAAGGGCCCGCACCGCGCCAAGACCAAGCACGGCAACTACAACGCCTGGCTACAGGCGCACGGTGACGCCTACGACTACTTCGCCTCCGTCGACACCGACCATGTCCCGCTGCCCAACTACCTGGAGCGGATGCTGGGCTTCTTCCGCGACCCGGACGTCGGCTTTGTCATCGGACCGCAGGTGTACGGCAACTACGACACCTTCGTCACCAAGGCCGCCGAGTCACAGCAGTTCCTCTTCCATGCGCTGGTCCAGCGGGCCGGCAACCGCTATGGCGCGCCGATGTTCGTCGGCACGTCCAACGCCGTGCGCATCAGCGCGCTCAAGCAGATCGGCGGGCTGTACGACTCGATCACCGAGGACATGGCGACCGGTTTCGAGATGCACCGGCACAGCAATCCGCAGACCGGGAAGAAGTGGCGCTCGGTCTACACCCCGGATGTGCTCGCGGTCGGCGAGGGGCCCACGGCCTGGACCGACTTCTTCACCCAGCAGCTGCGCTGGTCGCGCGGGACGTACGAGACGATCCTCAAGCAGTTCTGGAAGGCGCCGTTCACGCTGCCCGCGGGCCGGCTCTTCAACTACACCATGATGGTGATCTTCTACCCGATGTCGGCGCTGAACTGGATTCTGGCGGCGCTCAGTTGTGCGCTGTTCCTGGGGCTGGGGGCCTCGGGTGTGCAGATCGATCCGTCGGTGTGGATGATGCTCTACGGCAATGCCTCGGCGCTCCAGATCGGTCTGTACATCTGGAACCGGCGGCACAATGTCTCGCCGCACGAGCCGGAGGGTTCCGGCGGCGTCGCCGGCATGGTGATGTCCGCGCTGTCCGCGCCGATCTACGCCCGGTCGTTGTTCGACACCGTACTGCGCCGCAAGAGCAAGTTCGTGGTCACGCCGAAGGGCGACTCGTCCAGTCCGGACACGCTCTTCGGAACGTTCCGGGTGCACCTGTTCTTCCTGCTCGTCTTCGGGGGCTCGCTGGTCGCCTCGTTCGTGCTGGGGCACAGCCATCCGGCGATGGTCACCTGGGCCGTACTCGCGATGCTGATCACCGCAGCGCCGATCTTCGCCTGGCGGCTGAGCGTACGGAAGGAGAAGCAGGGGCGGGGGGAGGCGGCCGCCGCCTCTGCCACCGCCGCCACCGCTGCCGGTGCCCCGGCCGGGGGCAGGGCCGGCGGTGGGGGCTCAGCGGACACGTTGGTCGCGGAAGCCGTCGCTCCGGATACCCGTCCCCTCCCCGGACTCGCGCCCGCTCCGGCCGCCGACCAGACCGTGGAGCAGCGGGCCACTGCCCCGGCTCCGGCCGCCGACCAGACCGTGGAGCAACGGGCCGCTGCCCCGGCTCCGGCCGCCGACCAAGCCGTTGACCAGGCCTCCGACCCGGCCTTCACCGCCGAACAGACCTTGCAGATCGCCCTTGGGGGACGTCACACATGAAGTACCGTCCGAGCCGTCGCACCCGCCGAGTGGCGATAGCGGCGGCGGTGGTGCTCGCGCTGGCAGCGATGAACGGGCCGGCCCTCTACGGCTTCGCGTCGGAGCAGTACCACCAGTACAAGATCAACAAGCCCGAGTACAAGGCGGCGAACGGCCATTGGGACGTCGTCGATGTACCGGACAAGTACCGCATCAACACCATCCACGCGGCCCTGCTGCACACCGGAAAGGTGCTGCTGGTCGCGGGCTCCGGCAACAACGCGGCGAACTTCAAGGCCAAGTCGTTCCGTACGGTCCTGTGGGATCCGGAGAAGAACACCTTCAAGAACATCCCCACGCCCAAGGACCTCTTCTGCTCCGGGCACACCCAGCTCCCGGACGGCAAGCTGCTGGTGGCCGGCGGCACCCAGCGCTACGAGAAGCTGAACGGCGATGTGAAGAAGGCCGGCGGCCTCATGATCCTCTACAACGAGAACCCGGACGGCCCGAAGACGTTCCCGGCCGGCACGCTCTTCACCGGCAAGAAGAACGGCAAGACCTTCGCCTCCAAGGACCCGGTCGTGGTGCCGCGGGCGAAGAAGAAGGCCGACCCGGCGACCGGCAAGGTCACCGTGGTGCACAGCGAGGCCCGGGTCTACGTCGAGGCCCTCAAGGACGGCCCCTCCCACTCCACGGGCGCCCAGGACAACTACCGCATCCACGGCCTCACCGGCGCGGACGCCCGTAATTTCTACGGCATCGCGCAGAAGCTGTCCTTCGACAAGAAGGACTTCCAGGGGATCAAGGACTCCTTCGAGTTCGACCCGGTGGCCGAGCGCTACATACCCGTCGACCCGATGAACGAGGCCCGCTGGTATCCGACGCTCACCACGCTTCAGGACGGCAAGGTCCTCTCCGTCTCCGGGCTGGACGAGATCGGGCAGGTCGTCCCCGGCAAGCAGGAGATCTACGACCCGAAGACGAAGAAGTGGCGCTATCTGCCCAAGCGGCGCTTCTTCCCGACCTACCCTGCGCTCTTCCTCACCGACCAGGGCCGGATCTTCTACACCGGCTCCAACGCCGGCTACGGCCCGGACAACATCGGCCGCACGCCCGGCATCTGGGACCTGAAGTCCAACAAGTTCCAGGTCGTCCCCGGGATGAGCGACCCGAAGATCCTGGAGACGTCGATGTCGGTGCTGCTGCCGCCGGCCCAGGAACAGCGGTACATGGTGCTGGGCGGGGGCGGGGTCGGCGAGGACCCGAAGGCCACGGACAAGACCCGGATCGTGGATCTGCACGCCCCGTCGCCGCGCTTCAAGGACGGGCCGCCGCTGTACGCCAAGGCCCGCTACCCGAGCAGCGTGATCATGCCGGACGACACCGTGCTGACCACGAACGGCTCCGGCGACTACCGCGGCCGCAGCGACTCCAACGTCCTCAAGGCGGAGCTGTACGACCCGGCGACCAACTCCGCCCACCAGGTGGCCGACCCGCTGGTGGGCCGTAACTACCACTCCGGTGCGCTGCTGCTGCCCGACGGCCGGGTGATGACCTTCGGCTCCGACTCCCTCTACGCGGACAAGGACAACACCAAGCCGGGCGTCTTCCAGCAGCAGATCGACCTCTACACCCCGCCGTATCTCTACCGGAAGTCCCGGCCCGAGCTCACGGACAAGGGGCCGAAGACGCTCTCCCTCGGCAGCAGCGCGACCTTCGGCTCCCCGCGCGCCGCCGCCATCAAGAAGATGCGGCTGATGCGGCCCGGCTCGTTCACCCATGTCACCAACGTGGAACAGCGCTCGATCGCACTGGACTTCACGGTGACGAAGGGCGGGGACGGTGTGACGGTCACGCTGCCGAAGGACCCGTCGTTGGTGCCGCCCGGGTGGTACATGCTGAACGCGGTCGACGGGCAGGGGACGCCCTCGAAGGCGGTGTGGGTGAAGGTGCCGGCGCAGCGCGGCTAGGGGCGTCTCCCCGAGGGCGGTCTGTCCGCCCCTGTCCGACCCTGCCCGGCCCTGATCCGCCGGGCAGCCGGGGCGCCAGATGCTCGTGTGCTCGGCATGTTCGCCAGCCTGGGCGCCAGATGCTCGCGCTCGGCATGTTCGTCCGCCGGGGCGCCACAGGCTGGCGCTCGGCATGTTCGTCCGCCGTGACGGCGACCGGTTGCGGTCGCCGTCACGGCACGACGCTACTTCGCGCTACGCGCCAGCCCCAGGGCGTACTCGGGCCACCAGGTGCCCGCCTTGGGGCCGCCCTTGCACGTCCCGTCCGACTCTCCCGGGCGCTTGATCCACAGGTAGGCGGCTATCAGGGGGTCGTCGGTCTTGGTGGTCGGTGGGGTGCCCAGGGCGCGGCCGGGCGGGTTGCACCAGTTTTCCGGGTCGTCACCGCCCGGGGCCGGGCCGTTGCCGTTGCGGCTGGTGTCGATGACGAACGGCTTGCCGCCGACCATGGCGGACAGCCGCTTGCCGTACTTCTTGTTCTCCGCGGTGGTCTGGTAGTTGGAGATGTTGAGGGCGAAGCCGTCGGCGCGGTCGATGCCGGCCCGCTTGAGCGGTTCGACCATCTGGCCCGCATCCTTGATCCAGTGCGGATTGCCGGCGTCCAGATAGACCTTGGTGTGCGGCAGCGCCTTGAGTTTGCCGACCGCCTCCGTCAGCAGGGCGTAACGCTCCTCGTGGAACTGCTGCGGGGTGCACTTGTCCGCGATGTGCGGCAGCGCGTCGGGCTCCAGGACGACGGTGGTGGCGCGGTCGCCGATGCCTTTGAGCACCCCGTCCAGCCAGGCCCGGTAGGCGTTCCCGTCGGCGGCGCCGCCCTGGGAGTACTTGCCGCAGTCGCGGTGCGGAATGTTGTAGAGCACGAGCAGCGCCTCGCGGTCGGCCTTGGCGGCCGCCTGGGTGAAGCCGCGCGCCTCCCCCTGCGGGTCGTCGACACCTATCCATTCCGCGACCGGCTGCGCCGCGATCTTGTTGGCCAGGCGGGCGTCCGAGGCTTTGTCGTCGTCGCCGTACGAGGACACCTGGCGGGCCGCCTTGCTGTCCGGATTGACCCAGAACGGCGCCACGGACTTGGGCCGTTGGCCCGGTTTGGACGGGACGCTGTCGTCGTCGCCGGATGAGGAGCAGCCGACGAGCAGCAGGGCCAGCGCCCCCACCGCCGCCCCCGCCGATGCGGCCCTGGCATGCCCGGTGCGCCGCCGGCCCTCACGGGGCCCGCCCGGCGGACCGACCCCGGCCGTCCGTCGCAGATTGCCGTACATCCACTCCCCCCTCGGAGCATCGAACACGGTCGGCGGAGGCCGCCGACGAGATCCATCGTGGCACACGGCCACCCGCCGGGGTCGGCCTGTGGAGGGGGCTGTCCACAGGCTGCTAAGGCGCTTGACGAATGGTGGTTGTGGTGGTTCGTTCGCCCCTCGCGCCGGCGGGCTGAAGGGACGTCAAGTAGGCCGACACCACGACCACGTTCGAGGCGCCGCCGCGAGACCGGTCCGTGGCCCGGCTGTGGCCGCCGTCCGCGACGATCAGCCGGAGTTCGGAGCGGCCCCGGTCGCGGGCGGCGTAGGCCTTCCGCGCGTCGAAGCGGTCCCGGTCGTAGAGCTGGACGTCCTCGACGGTGAAGCGTGCGGTACTGCCGTCGGAGCGCTGGATGTCCAGCCGCTCCCCCGGCTTGAGACCGGCCAGACGGTGGACGACGGCCCCCTGGACGCGCGGGTCGCGGACGGAGCCGGCCCGGCCCACGAGCAGTGCCGCACCCGCCTCGCCCGGTTGCGGCCCTGCCGCGTACCAGCCCACGGGGGACGGGGAGTTGTCCGGCGGCGGGGTGAGGATGCCGTGCTCGTCGAGGCCCCGTTCGGTGATACCGGCCTCTCGTACACCGAGTGCGCCGATGGTGATCCCCACGGGCCTCGCGGTCACGGCGGTGGGCACCGGGGCGTGCGCATGCAGGGGCGTCTGACGGCCCAACGGGCGCCCGACGGCAGCGACATCACCGGTCGTGGCGAGCTGCGCGGCCACCCCCTCCGCCAGATCGCGGCCCCACAGCCACAGCCCCAGCAACAGCACGGCCCACGCCACACCGGCGAGGAGCC
This Streptomyces decoyicus DNA region includes the following protein-coding sequences:
- a CDS encoding SsgA family sporulation/cell division regulator; the protein is MVSTAKRTLEMQLLLGPDEAVPVAGRFSYRSDRPYEVEVAFISRGQKVATWLFARDLLLTGLHDEAGEGDVRVWPFRRPGESRRVHIELSTDDSVCELSVRATELTAWLEQTVAIVPPGHEDRYLDMDTHLARLFAGKC
- a CDS encoding glycosyltransferase family 2 protein, giving the protein MTSPPDGSRPQRPYDPSATTRLRVPRQHWQRRNQRKPLPRYDYEHYSRLAGPLTRPDPDKPYTVRYRSLLADEPHRIRAALLLGAAPLVSFGLLVWLMQPSHWTERDYPAYDFLPVLDVVMLVSIGLIELFRCMNVLSNAHATLVARDPIPVIPESGTRVAFLTSFVPGKEPLAMVTKTLEAAVKIRHRGLLHIWLLDEGDDPDVKEVCRRLGVHHFSRKGVPEWNQAKGPHRAKTKHGNYNAWLQAHGDAYDYFASVDTDHVPLPNYLERMLGFFRDPDVGFVIGPQVYGNYDTFVTKAAESQQFLFHALVQRAGNRYGAPMFVGTSNAVRISALKQIGGLYDSITEDMATGFEMHRHSNPQTGKKWRSVYTPDVLAVGEGPTAWTDFFTQQLRWSRGTYETILKQFWKAPFTLPAGRLFNYTMMVIFYPMSALNWILAALSCALFLGLGASGVQIDPSVWMMLYGNASALQIGLYIWNRRHNVSPHEPEGSGGVAGMVMSALSAPIYARSLFDTVLRRKSKFVVTPKGDSSSPDTLFGTFRVHLFFLLVFGGSLVASFVLGHSHPAMVTWAVLAMLITAAPIFAWRLSVRKEKQGRGEAAAASATAATAAGAPAGGRAGGGGSADTLVAEAVAPDTRPLPGLAPAPAADQTVEQRATAPAPAADQTVEQRAAAPAPAADQAVDQASDPAFTAEQTLQIALGGRHT
- the glxA gene encoding radical copper oxidase GlxA, with amino-acid sequence MKYRPSRRTRRVAIAAAVVLALAAMNGPALYGFASEQYHQYKINKPEYKAANGHWDVVDVPDKYRINTIHAALLHTGKVLLVAGSGNNAANFKAKSFRTVLWDPEKNTFKNIPTPKDLFCSGHTQLPDGKLLVAGGTQRYEKLNGDVKKAGGLMILYNENPDGPKTFPAGTLFTGKKNGKTFASKDPVVVPRAKKKADPATGKVTVVHSEARVYVEALKDGPSHSTGAQDNYRIHGLTGADARNFYGIAQKLSFDKKDFQGIKDSFEFDPVAERYIPVDPMNEARWYPTLTTLQDGKVLSVSGLDEIGQVVPGKQEIYDPKTKKWRYLPKRRFFPTYPALFLTDQGRIFYTGSNAGYGPDNIGRTPGIWDLKSNKFQVVPGMSDPKILETSMSVLLPPAQEQRYMVLGGGGVGEDPKATDKTRIVDLHAPSPRFKDGPPLYAKARYPSSVIMPDDTVLTTNGSGDYRGRSDSNVLKAELYDPATNSAHQVADPLVGRNYHSGALLLPDGRVMTFGSDSLYADKDNTKPGVFQQQIDLYTPPYLYRKSRPELTDKGPKTLSLGSSATFGSPRAAAIKKMRLMRPGSFTHVTNVEQRSIALDFTVTKGGDGVTVTLPKDPSLVPPGWYMLNAVDGQGTPSKAVWVKVPAQRG
- a CDS encoding glycoside hydrolase family 6 protein, translating into MYGNLRRTAGVGPPGGPREGRRRTGHARAASAGAAVGALALLLVGCSSSGDDDSVPSKPGQRPKSVAPFWVNPDSKAARQVSSYGDDDKASDARLANKIAAQPVAEWIGVDDPQGEARGFTQAAAKADREALLVLYNIPHRDCGKYSQGGAADGNAYRAWLDGVLKGIGDRATTVVLEPDALPHIADKCTPQQFHEERYALLTEAVGKLKALPHTKVYLDAGNPHWIKDAGQMVEPLKRAGIDRADGFALNISNYQTTAENKKYGKRLSAMVGGKPFVIDTSRNGNGPAPGGDDPENWCNPPGRALGTPPTTKTDDPLIAAYLWIKRPGESDGTCKGGPKAGTWWPEYALGLARSAK
- a CDS encoding sortase domain-containing protein, with translation MAWAVLLLGLWLWGRDLAEGVAAQLATTGDVAAVGRPLGRQTPLHAHAPVPTAVTARPVGITIGALGVREAGITERGLDEHGILTPPPDNSPSPVGWYAAGPQPGEAGAALLVGRAGSVRDPRVQGAVVHRLAGLKPGERLDIQRSDGSTARFTVEDVQLYDRDRFDARKAYAARDRGRSELRLIVADGGHSRATDRSRGGASNVVVVSAYLTSLQPAGARGERTTTTTIRQAP